The following coding sequences lie in one Arachis stenosperma cultivar V10309 chromosome 5, arast.V10309.gnm1.PFL2, whole genome shotgun sequence genomic window:
- the LOC130982182 gene encoding CASP-like protein 4A3 codes for MNKSLSKNSESSNKFESPVPFHTSPRWDAANTQGSPIYWSSEESPAKPFDNSKAIVAVDKFTQYTPEKSTRRQNPPHHSPVVPAPPPPPVMPPQRESKGEWRRDEALRKAALGFRVSEVVVCLISFSVMASDRTQGWSGDSFDRYREYRYCLSVNIIAFAYAGLQAFDLVYQLVTGKHMINHHLRSHFDFFVDQVLAYLLISASSCAATRVDDWQSNWGKDEFTEMASASISMAFLGFVAFAISSIISGYILCTRGSM; via the exons ATGAATAAATCGCTCTCTAAAAACTCCGAGTCGTCGAATAAGTTCGAGTCCCCGGTCCCGTTCCACACTTCACCGCGGTGGGATGCCGCAAACACGCAGGGATCGCCGATATACTGGTCGTCGGAGGAATCGCCGGCGAAGCCCTTCGACAATTCCAAGGCTATCGTCGCCGTCGACAAGTTCACACAGTACACTCCCGAAAAATCCACGAGGCGCCAGAATCCGCCGCATCATTCGCCGGTCGTTCCTGCGCCACCACCGCCTCCTGTTATGCCGCCGCAGAGGGAGTCGAAGGGGGAGTGGAGGAGGGATGAGGCGTTGAGGAAGGCGGCGCTAGGGTTCCGGGTGAGCGAGGTTGTCGTGTGCCTGATCTCCTTTTCGGTTATGGCTTCCGATAGGACTCAGGGTTGGAGTGGCGATTCCTTTGATCGCTACAGGGAATATAG GTATTGCTTATCTGTGAATATCATTGCATTTGCATATGCAGGATTACAAGCATTTGATCTGGTTTATCAACTAGTCACAGGGAAACACATGATCAACCACCACCTTCGCTCCCACTTTGATTTCTTTGTTGATCAG GTTTTAGCATATCTTCTGATATCGGCATCATCATGTGCAGCCACCCGGGTCGATGATTGGCAATCGAATTGGGGGAAAGACGAGTTCACAGAGATGGCAAGTGCTTCAATTAGTATGGCATTCCTTGGTTTTGTTGCCTTTGCTATTAGCTCAATTATCTCTGGGTACATTCTTTGTACCCGCGGCTCCATGTGA